tcgggtacggctcttgtaaaaattattagattattCGTCTGAACTGTTAAAAGTTGGAGCGTTACCTGAATTATGTACGTAGAGATATTGGCTTAGTGTctattttgatcataaatattcTGTCTGAATCAAATACTGTGccaataattttagattttatgttgttttttatcAACACCATTTTTATGCCCATATCAAAGTCTCTTAtgatttcgatatttcaaataCCCCCGCCCATCTTACCTCAGCTAATCCTAATATTTCAAGTTTTAGGTTTTCCAGTATTGGATTTTCTAATTTCCCATCTTAAAATAAACATCGAGCATTCCAAGAACCAATTTTATTAGCATTGACTTCATCTAggtttaaatttctatttgatACTCTTccattgtatttatatattttatgggaTGTGAATGCATTAGCCGCCTGTATTGCTATGGTCGTCCTGGGCAAAGTGAAAATacctataataattaatatacgtTTGTAGTATTATTGTAACTTTACTGTTTGGCCTATTCTTATATTACTTTCTTAAAAAGTGCTgtaatttgtaaacaatttgtttattatttttcgacttCTTTAAATGCAACGAATGTAAAATgcgtttcgataaaaaattataaattacaaatgatTGTAAAAGTATTTATGTACTCTATTACCGCAAATTTAACATGtctaaatgtatttatttttatttaaaaaatgagctTTTCTAAAATAGAACTATACTAGGCAAATGTATGGTTGGAGTTGTCACTCTGGTTAATAGCAGTTCAAGCTCAACTTGCATGGAttgtagtatatatatatatgtctgtATGTATACGTAGACAAAAAAGAGGGTAGCTTAAGCCACTGTTATCAACATACTATTGTTTAAAAGACAATCGTTTGACGCgatgcaaaaatatatatatatatttaaaatatacatattgtgTGCTGAAAATTTTTAGTGCAATGCCGTACTGACGTAGTACAGTATATCAGTACGGTACAGACAGTACGCCAGTATAATATTCTACGTAGGACAGTATTTTACTGTTCAGCTACTTTTTGTAGTTTgtcatacttttatttataaatatcttataaaaaataattatttccataTTCAGAAAGAAGAATCACGATTTTATTTGCGACGACTCGAAGTGAAGTCTGTTTGGCCAAAATCGCTTGTCGCTTATGATCACAGAAAGCGGGAAACGAGCTCACATACGCTCTTTTGGTGAATTTAAGATAAACACGTTGTAACCAATTATGTGgtaaatattatagttatgGGTATTGTAGGAAAATAGAGAACTTTAAAAGTTGTTTGAGAAATTTTGGGCACTGATGATTAGTCTTCTATAGCCCACCTGAAGGCAAGGGCTTAAATGTAAGTGAAACTTGCACTAGGGGGGAACTTTTAGAAGAATTTTTAGCAAGTACTTGTTTACAGAAATCAGTAAATTATCgtttcaatattatttcaatcaCGGATGTTgttatgacatatttttttattctatttcttcttttctattttgatggatatattataggtactaccacataattttattatttcaaatgtttcattttcttCATCCAATTCATAGTTCGATGCTGCTTTAATTAAATTGCTATTTGTATTACTATTCGATTGTATTATGTAGTTTAAAACCATACATTCAATACTTAATTAACTATTACAaacttatttactttaaatactcaaagttttcaaatgtttattaatatatatttgattattaaatatgattattaatacATGGTTAGGTACAGTATTGTTAGCAATTTGTTACTTTTACGGGATAAATCACTGGTGACATCTCtgtaactaattaatttttctgttaCAAATTCGAAATACATCTACAGAATaatgtttcaatattttctatttctagattatgtatatttttgctGAAAAAGTTGCTAATactgattttataatatttataatattagtgaaACCAACTCCTATGGCTCAGTTGCTTAAAGCAGTTCCCTAAGCTGTAtccttaatttaattaatagttgtggttTATTACATTCGATATGCAAGGTGTACTTAATAGCCTCTCGAAGTAATTTAGCAGCTGATCCTCAGATTATGGATAGAATAGCTTAAGTATGTCCATTGTAGACAGCCCATATAACTTAACCTTTCCTAATATATTctaatatgaaattttcttttattgattttttttctttttgatcgGGGTTTCTGGTAAAAAAGTAACAGGAGTACTAATCtgttttttctcaaataaaacaTATGTAAGTAGATGACTATATCAGTAaccaagatatttttttatatgttgacaAACTGCGCTTAAAACTTACGTCTACAAGCAAATATGTATATCTTGATCTAATTTCTTCAATGGCGTAACTACTCATTCGGTAGTATCATCCAATTAAATCGTATACCATATCTAACAACCATAGAGTAGTAACGGGCAGTTTTGAGTGTCCCTAATTCATACAAAAACATTGATCAAAATTGATATGAAGAGCTTTTGAAAACTAGGCTAAAGTATTAAAGAGTTCTCTTAATTTGAAcacaatgtataaataatacaatacaaaGCTTAGGGTGTATATAAAGATCTATCCGAATATGTATGTACGGCATCGTATTATAACTTTAAACATAACGCATGTGGTGTAACATTGTCCGCCACCACTATCGTCATAATAATTTTGAGGGTAAGTAACATTCAAACACGTAGTAGTAGTTTAGGTGGTTCATTTGAAAAGTAAGGCTGTTGTAGGGAAACACAGACCTCTAAAGTTGCTTATacacatacaatttttatacaatgtctaattttgaattatataccGCAAAcgtttaaatattgtttaaacatcTATGGGAGCCTAAGAGggaattttttaagtaatcttgctatatataaatagatattattcGAATCTTTATTCAAAAAAGCTGGTAATAAGTAGGATTAAGAATTGAcctgatttgaaaaattaaactaggaaattaaaaaaaaaaaataaaacgttatttccgtccaaaaacatttattgtacTTTAACGTAAATACGATCTacaggaaatattttatttttttcgttcaacAAAGAAAAAGTTTCCCGCAACGGGATCACCCAGATCGTATTCTTGTGCAAATTTTTTGACTGACCACTTAGGACGCCCATCACTTTTGTCAGATGGAGTGAACGGTTCcttgaaagttatttttccaCGTGGTTGTACGAACACTAACAATATGTATCGATGTGGTCCAGTACCTGAAACAGTACTTAAAATATCACAATTCAGTCTCTCAAAAAACTTAATAGTCATTTACCTTTTGGTGGCGATGGTGGCCGATAATCAGCTATAATTTTCCCTTCGTTAATTTTTAAACCTGGAACATTTCCAACGATCCAATGTTTAAATTCAGCGAAAGTTGCATTTCGGCGACTGGGTGCATCAGGATCTGTCATTACAACGGTGTAAAATGCTTCTTGCGAGGAAGGCCAACTCAG
This genomic interval from Chrysoperla carnea chromosome 1, inChrCarn1.1, whole genome shotgun sequence contains the following:
- the LOC123305465 gene encoding protein D3-like, which codes for MYFLKSVVFVICGSILYSSCLATEHNPVIDAFNREAISPDLIPKAPEGLLTVQFEKGIKANLGNTLSIEQSKKKPVDLSWPSSQEAFYTVVMTDPDAPSRRNATFAEFKHWIVGNVPGLKINEGKIIADYRPPSPPKGTGPHRYILLVFVQPRGKITFKEPFTPSDKSDGRPKWSVKKFAQEYDLGDPVAGNFFFVERKK